CTGTCCAGCGGCACGTCAAAATCTGCCGTTCCGTCCATGAGGACACTCTTGCTACTTTCATCGAACATGCGTACACCAATATCATCCCGGTCCAACATTTTAGCGATAACCCGGTTGTCCGTGTCGCTGACACCCTGATCGGCGCTGAAAGACAACCGTATTTTGCTGCTGTTGCTCACCGCAGGCGCATCGCAGTGATAATCAATGTCGACGTTTTTCAGTGTATATCCGCCAGGCGGCTGCCCTTGGGCGGTAAATTGTGAACTGACGATGTTGCCCATTTCGACTTCAATGGTGCTTCCGGCATTAATCACGCAGCTGAGCGGGGCGGTGATCGAGCCAGAGAGTGAAATCGTGGAAACCGGAACGGCATTACTGCTGTTACAGCCCGCGCCCGACCCAAATGAAAGACAGGCAAAGTTCTCGACCACGGTCTGCATCGGAATCACTTCTTCACCGAGAATCGGTTTTTTGATGTACAACTTCATAGAGATCACGTTCCAACGAAACTGGCGTTTGTTGCTGGTGCCGCCATCGGGACGCGAACTGTCACTGCAAACGCTGGCTGACGCTTCAGTTGTATTAAAGTTGCCTTCCTCCGTTTCGGTTCTGTTGGCCGGACTGGTCGGATATTCATTTATTTTAAGTTCATACAGGTTACTGCCATCCGGGGAACGGATGGCCTCACTATAACCGGATACATCAACGTCGACATGTTCGGTTAAATAACCATATCCGCTTACCCCTGCAGCCAGAGGGCTACCTGCAGCGGTGAGCTCTGTGACTTCAGACGTTGATCTCATATTACCAGGACATTCACAGTTTGCTTCCATGACTGTCTGATCGCCGGTGAAATGTCGATGGTCATCAATGACGCGACCAACGATATTTTCACCGCTGGGTATCTCATAGCCATAGTTAATGGTGTAAGGCATTGGGCCAGCAAAGCAGTTTTGCAGGACCGTTGCCGTGGCCGCCTTGGCGTGGGTGGCTGGGAAGAGCGCACAACTGGCCAGGATGATGAGGGTAGGTTTATTCAGCATGAGCGGTGACCTGTTGGCAATGGGCATTGACCGTGCGGATGCCCGTCGGATTAGTGAGGGGTTGCGTGGCATCAATGGTGATATGTGCGGTGCATTGTTGAGTCGGCGCATCTCCCCATTTGATCAACAGCTGCGTATTTTCGCCAATCCCCGCCAAATAGAGGGTGCTGGTGTCGTCGACAATACCGGTGACACCCTGAACATTGGCACTGGCGATGGCGCCAAAGGGAACTGGCCGGTTCTGGGATCGTGAAAGTGTAATCAGCGCCCGATAGCCGACGCGGGCCTCAAGCGTGGCAGCAACCGCAGCACTACGGCTGGGAATGGCGGTAAGGGTGGTCGCGTTGGTATCAACGTCGTCAGGTAAGCTGGTGGTATCTACGCGGATATTATTGATTTGATAGGGCGTCAGCGACGGAATAATGGCGTTGCCAAAGGTATCCGTTGATACACCGCGCTGATTCTGGAAGCGAATACCCGAGGCGCCCCCAGCATTAACAATCGCAAAGGTGTCACCCAGCGGTTGGGACAGCGTTACGCCATGAGGGTGAGCGACGATTGCGCCGCTTATTCCATAGCTCAGCTGCTGAGAATTGTCAGAGGAATAATAGTAGCCGCTGTTAAGGTTGGCATATTGTGAACGGTAGCTGCCATAGACGCTGCTGCTGCTCTCTCCATCGTGATTACTGCGACTCTGCTGCAGCGAGTAGCTCAACCGCTGATCGTCTAAAAGTGTGCCGTTGACACCCACGTTTTGCCGGGTATCGCCCCCTTTGCTACTGCTGATATTATAACTGGCCCAACTGTTCGGCAGCCACTTGCTGAGCGGTACGCTAAAGCCAAACGACACCATCTGGTCAGTGTCGTCGTCATCGATTTTATTGTAGGTGTATGCGAGATGAAAACTCATGCCATACAGCGTTCGGTTGAGACCGGCTGACAGGCTGCGTTCTTTTTGACTGGTGTTCCAGTAATCTTGCTGGTAGCCGCTCAGGTAAAGGCTACTGCCGAGCACGTTCTGACTCACGCTGAGCTGCAATCGATTTTGCTTGTTATAACGAAACTGCAAATCTTCGTCGCTGGCGTCATATTTCTGATTTGCATCGGCGAAATTGTAATAACCCTGCGTCGAATAGCGATAGCCCGCGAGGGTGAAGTTGGTATCGGTGGTGTCAACTTTACCGGTATACATCAGACGCAAGGAGTGACCGGTGCTGGTCTCGTCGTTGTCGAGACGGGCATGTGACAGAGTAATATCGCCGGAGACCGATCCTAAGGATCCCAGCGCGAGGCCCGTTCCGGCGTTGGCCGCATAATAATCTTCTGATGCAGTAACCCCCCCATACAACGTCGAAATATTATTCAGACCATAAACAACGCTCCCCTGAGAAAACAGCGGTTCATTGGCGTCAGTCCCGTCATCCGCGCGATAGCGCGCGACGGTTGCCTCATACTTGATTTGCCCGGGACGCAGCATCAGCGCCAGGCTGGAATAAGGCTGCGTGAATTTATGCTCGGTGCCATCGGCCTCTTTGACAGTCACTTCCAAATCGCCGCTGTTGGTGGTCGAGTAGAGGTCCTTAATTTCGAAGGCGCCTGGTGCGACACTGGCCTGATAGATCAGATAGCCGTTCTGGCGAACCGAAATTTCCGCATTACTGGTTGCAGTGCCACGGATCGTTGGGGCAAAGCCACGCTGGCTGAAGGGAAGCATATCTTCATCGGTGGCGATATTGACCCCGTTGTACTGAATGCTGTCAAACACATCGCCTCGGGTATTGTTTTCCCCGGCGGTAAACTGTGCTTTGAGAATATCGATATCATGCGCCACCCAGCTGTTAATGCTTTGCCACGTGCTCGAGTCCTCAGATTGGCTCCAGGTCGAATAGTTGCGCATCCGCCAGCCACCCAAGTTTGCACCACTACGAAGATTAAGGTACTGGTTGGCGTCGGTTTCATTGTCGCTGTCGGTCTGCTGGGTTCCGGAAAAGGAATAATCAGCAAAGGCGCTTGGAACACCGTCTTCCCAGCTTGAAGGGTCAATGTAGTCACGGCCCTCATTGCTGATCGCCGCCTGCGGCATACTGATGTTTAAACTCATGCTGTTAAAATCAAAACTGGCCGATGCAGCCGGAATAAAATCGCCGAGTGGTTTCGTTAACGGTTTGTCCGCAGGTTGTTTGGCAAGCTCGGGATAGGCATCAATTCTGATCCCCCATTTTCTTAGCTGGTCAGGGGAGAGTGAAGGGATTAAAGCCCCATCTTCATCGTTAGTATATGAAAGCGATGTCTCCTCAATCTTTTGTTTGTTCATCATAATGACAGTGGGGTAAACACCCGGTAGCTGCGCGTTGCTCTTGGAGAACAACGAAAGGTCGACGTCTGCCTGGGACTGCGCATCACCTTCAAGCGAGGAGGGGGAGAAATAGTAATCGCGCGCGCCTGCGTCGACGGAGGTCAGCAGCAGCACCCCTGCAAGATAGTGCAGGTGAGAAGCGGGCTTTCTCACGAGAATAGGCAATAACGGGCGTCCAAAGATTATGTCGCGATTCATCCTTGACCGATCTCCACGCTATATTTTTCCGTCGCGTTACCGTAGTCAGTAATGCACCGCCAGTTTACGTTTTGCCCACTGGCTGAGGATGGTAGTGGCAGACTGATGGTACTTTTAGGGGCAACGATATCGGCCTCTTTTACGGCTATGCTCCCCACATGCACGTTATCAAACACGCTGTAATATTCGCCTTTGTTGACCACTTGCAGCATCGTGCCCTGACGGGTAAAACGCAGATTTTTGCAGTTCTCGCCGGCAAGGCCTTTTAAGCCTTTTGGTCGCCAGAACAGCTTCAGACGGGTTTTGTAGATCAGCCGCAGCACGTTTTTGCTCTCGTCGTCCTTAGCGACGGCCGGAATAGTGCGTACGTTCAGCCAAAATAGGGATTCTCTGTCTTCAGGAAGCGATGCCCCGAACCAGGCAATACGTAGATTTTGCTCTTTTTGTGGGTCAAGACGGAACAGTGGCGGGGTAACAATAAAGGGGCCGCGGGTTTTACCATCGCCAGTATCTGTCCATGACTGGATCAACCAGGGCAATTCTTTCTCCTGGTTGATCAATGGCAATGCCACTTCTTTTTTTTTGGCATCATAAATAATGCGCGTTCGCCCAACCTGAATACCCGCGGCATGGCTTGATGAAATAAACGACAGTAAAAAGCATAATGCCGCAGATAAAAAAACACGCATAGTATTTTCACCTCTGATAAATCAATAGCGAACTATTTGCGATAGCAATAAGCCAGGGTGGTACCTGGCTTAATATATTATTAAGTAAACCTGGTTTTTATGAGTAAGTCGCGGGCGGGTAAATGATTGCCGACAACAGAAAATTAACGATAAACAATATTTACTGTCATATCAGCATCAGCTGGACCTGCCGTCACAACATCGGCAAACGACTGATATCGGGCATTAAACTTTGCCTTCACTATATTGCCGGCAACGCTAGGGAGGTCAACATAGACTTGACCCTCGGCGCCATCAAACGTCAGATGCTGACTGTCTTTTCCTTCCGGTGATACGGCAATGCCGACACCCGTAGCAGCAGTGGTACCGGTGGTCGTGATGGTGCTGACATCTAACAAGGACGTTGAGTTGGTTAGGGTGGTGACGCCGGTAAACGTCAACTGGACGGCGGGCAGGCCCGTACTGGTAACAGGGCAGTCGGCGAGAGTGATTGTAAACGGTGTGAGGTCACTTTCAGCACCCGAGGCATCAAAAGCGGTGGTGATATAGGTGCCCAAAGGTACCGTACTG
This DNA window, taken from Scandinavium goeteborgense, encodes the following:
- a CDS encoding fimbrial protein — protein: MLNKPTLIILASCALFPATHAKAATATVLQNCFAGPMPYTINYGYEIPSGENIVGRVIDDHRHFTGDQTVMEANCECPGNMRSTSEVTELTAAGSPLAAGVSGYGYLTEHVDVDVSGYSEAIRSPDGSNLYELKINEYPTSPANRTETEEGNFNTTEASASVCSDSSRPDGGTSNKRQFRWNVISMKLYIKKPILGEEVIPMQTVVENFACLSFGSGAGCNSSNAVPVSTISLSGSITAPLSCVINAGSTIEVEMGNIVSSQFTAQGQPPGGYTLKNVDIDYHCDAPAVSNSSKIRLSFSADQGVSDTDNRVIAKMLDRDDIGVRMFDESSKSVLMDGTADFDVPLDSDGNGSIHLKAAPVSTTNKKPEPGKFEGNVTIKMDLR
- a CDS encoding fimbria/pilus outer membrane usher protein; this encodes MNRDIIFGRPLLPILVRKPASHLHYLAGVLLLTSVDAGARDYYFSPSSLEGDAQSQADVDLSLFSKSNAQLPGVYPTVIMMNKQKIEETSLSYTNDEDGALIPSLSPDQLRKWGIRIDAYPELAKQPADKPLTKPLGDFIPAASASFDFNSMSLNISMPQAAISNEGRDYIDPSSWEDGVPSAFADYSFSGTQQTDSDNETDANQYLNLRSGANLGGWRMRNYSTWSQSEDSSTWQSINSWVAHDIDILKAQFTAGENNTRGDVFDSIQYNGVNIATDEDMLPFSQRGFAPTIRGTATSNAEISVRQNGYLIYQASVAPGAFEIKDLYSTTNSGDLEVTVKEADGTEHKFTQPYSSLALMLRPGQIKYEATVARYRADDGTDANEPLFSQGSVVYGLNNISTLYGGVTASEDYYAANAGTGLALGSLGSVSGDITLSHARLDNDETSTGHSLRLMYTGKVDTTDTNFTLAGYRYSTQGYYNFADANQKYDASDEDLQFRYNKQNRLQLSVSQNVLGSSLYLSGYQQDYWNTSQKERSLSAGLNRTLYGMSFHLAYTYNKIDDDDTDQMVSFGFSVPLSKWLPNSWASYNISSSKGGDTRQNVGVNGTLLDDQRLSYSLQQSRSNHDGESSSSVYGSYRSQYANLNSGYYYSSDNSQQLSYGISGAIVAHPHGVTLSQPLGDTFAIVNAGGASGIRFQNQRGVSTDTFGNAIIPSLTPYQINNIRVDTTSLPDDVDTNATTLTAIPSRSAAVAATLEARVGYRALITLSRSQNRPVPFGAIASANVQGVTGIVDDTSTLYLAGIGENTQLLIKWGDAPTQQCTAHITIDATQPLTNPTGIRTVNAHCQQVTAHAE
- a CDS encoding molecular chaperone — translated: MRVFLSAALCFLLSFISSSHAAGIQVGRTRIIYDAKKKEVALPLINQEKELPWLIQSWTDTGDGKTRGPFIVTPPLFRLDPQKEQNLRIAWFGASLPEDRESLFWLNVRTIPAVAKDDESKNVLRLIYKTRLKLFWRPKGLKGLAGENCKNLRFTRQGTMLQVVNKGEYYSVFDNVHVGSIAVKEADIVAPKSTISLPLPSSASGQNVNWRCITDYGNATEKYSVEIGQG
- a CDS encoding fimbrial protein, translated to MNIIFKPAIVLTTLLTLSGINAHAAQNNAGIIHFTGEIIEPSCEIQGTDGTDSTVPLGTYITTAFDASGAESDLTPFTITLADCPVTSTGLPAVQLTFTGVTTLTNSTSLLDVSTITTTGTTAATGVGIAVSPEGKDSQHLTFDGAEGQVYVDLPSVAGNIVKAKFNARYQSFADVVTAGPADADMTVNIVYR